The Novosphingobium sp. Gsoil 351 genome contains the following window.
GCTGGGAGTGGCGAGGGCTCACGAAGGGCTTTCGCCATCCAGCGCTGTGGATGATTCTTGGCATCCTCTACATCTTCGGTGCCGCCGCCACGCTGTGGGACTTGCGGTTGAGCCAGGGTTTGGCCGTGGCCCTGCAAGTCCTGTTGATGGTCGTCGGCGTGGACATCGGGGCCTACTTCGCGGGCCGAGCCATAGGCGGACCGAAGATCGCACCCAAAATCAGCCCGTCGAAAACGTGGGCCGGGCTTGGCGGCGGGGTTTTGGGCGCTGCCTTGGCGCATGCCGCGATCATGCCGTGGACATATCGTGACTATGATCCCAGCGATGTCGCAACGATCATCGCCTTCTCGTTGCTGGGCGGTGCGATGGTCGCGGTCATCGCCCAAGGCGGGGACTTCTTCGAAAGCTGGATGAAGCGCCGCGCCGGAGTGAAGGATTCGGGCAATCTCATTCCGGGCCACGGCGGCTTGTTCGATCGCACCGACGGATTGATTGCGGTGCTGTTTGTCGCGGGCGTGATTGGCATGGGCGCTTCGCTGCTCCCCACGCAGCCAGCGCACACACAAGCCGGGCATCTCGCCGGATGACCCGCACCCTCTCCATCCTCGGCGCGACCGGCTCGATCGGCGCCTCCACGCTCGACCTGATCCGGCGCGAACGCGACAATTGGCGCGTCGTCGCGCTCACCGCCAACTGCCAGGCGCGCGAGCTGGCGGCTTTGGCGCGCGAGTTTTCCGCCGAGGTCGCGGTCGTCGCCGACGAATCCTGCCTCGCCGAACTGCGCGAAGCCCTGTCCGGTACCGGCATCGCCACCGCCGCCGGACTCGCCGCGCTGATCGAGGCCGCCGCGCGGCCCGCCGACATCGTTCTCGCCGCGATCGTCGGCACCGCGGGCCTCGCGCCGACGATGGCCGCGATCGAGCAGGGGCGGATCGTCGCGCTGGCCAACAAGGAAGCGCTGGTCTCGGCGGGTGACGTCATGACGGCGGCGGTGGCGCGGTGCGGCACGACGCTGCTGCCCGTGGACTCCGAGCACAACGCGATCTTCCAGTGCCTCGCGGGCAACGATGTGGCGCACGTCCGCTCGATCACGCTCACCGCCAGCGGAGGGCCGTTCCGCGACTGGAGCCACGCGCAGCTCGCCGCCGCCACCCCGGCGCAGGCGGTGCGTCATCCCAACTGGGACATGGGCGCCAAGATCAGCGTGGACAGCGCCACGATGTTCAACAAGGGGCTCGAGCTGATCGAGGCGCACCACCTGTTCCCGGTCGGCCACGAACGCCTGCGGATCGTGGTCCACCCGCAGTCGGTGGTGCATTCGATGGTCGAATACCGCGACGGCTCGACGCTGGCGCAGCTCGGCCCTTCGGACATGCGCGTGCCGATCGCCAACGTCCTCGCCTGGCCGGCGCGGATGGACACCCCGTGCGCCCCGCTCGATCTGGCCGCGCTGGGCGAACTTACCTTCCGCGCGCCCGACGAGGAGCGCTTTCCCGCGACCGCACTGGCGCGCGCGGCGGTGCAGGCGGGCGGCGCGGCCCCCGCCGTCCTCAACGCCGCCAACGAGATCGCGGTCGCGGCGTTTCTGGCTGGACACATTCCGTTCACCCGGATCGCCGCATATGTGGCACAAGTGCTGGCGCAAACCGCGCTGCCCGCCCCGGCGACGCTTGCCGAGGTGATCGCGGTCGATGCCGAAGCCCGGTCGCGGGCGCGCGCCCTGATGGAGTTCGCCTGAGTTGGATCAGATCGTTCACCCCGTTTTCGCGATGTACGTGCTCGGCTTCTTCCTGCTGCTCGGGCCGCTGGTCACGATCCATGAGCTCGGCCACTACCTGGTCGGGCGTTGGTGCGGAGTGCGGGCGGACGTGTTCTCGATCGGCTTCGGCAGGGAGCTGACCGGGTGGACCGACAAGCGCGGCACGCGGTGGAAACTGTCGGCGCTGCCGCTGGGCGGCTACGTCCAGTTCGCGGGCGACATGAACCCGGCGAGCCAGCCCGACGCCGAATGGCTCAAGCTGCCCGCCGCAGAACGCAACGTCTGCTTCCAGGCCCAGCCGCTGTGGCAGCGCGCACTGATCGTGCTGGCGGGACCGGCGGCCAACTTCATCGCGGCGATCGCGATCCTCGCCGCGTTCCTGATGGCCTATGGCCAGATCGTCGCCGCGCCGACCATCGGCAAGGTCGAGGCCGGATCGGTCGCCGCCGCGGCGGGCTTGCGAACGGGCGACCGGATCGTCTCGATCGGCGGGTCCGAGGTCGGCGAATTCGGCGACATCAGCCGGCTGGTCGCACCCCACCCGCGCGAAACCATGGCGGTTCGCCTGGTCCGCGACGGCGCGCCGCTTAACCTGTCGCTGGTCACCGCGGGCAAGACCGAGCGCGACGAGTTCGGCAACACCTTCGTGCGCGGCTATCTAGGCATCGGGCCTGCCGCGGTCGAGGCGCGGCCGGTCAATCCGGTCCAGGCGGTTGGCCTGGCGATCGGTCAGACCCGCGACATGGTCGCCCTGATGGTCACCGGAATCGGCCAGATCGTCACCGGCAAGCGCAGCGTCGACGAGCTGGGCGGGCCGCTCAAGATCGCCAAGTTTTCGGGCGAGCAGTTGAGCCTGGGCTGGCGGGCTTTCGTCGCCTTCGCGGCGTTCATCTCAATTAACTTGGGGTTCATCAACCTGCTGCCAATTCCGGTCCTCGACGGAGGGCATCTGGCTTTCTACGCGGCCGAGGCGATCCGGCGCAAACCGGCCAGTGCGAAAAGCCAGGAATGGGCGTTTCGCACCGGGGTCGCGTTCGTGGTGGCGCTGATGCTGTTCGTGACCTTCAACGACATCGCGTCGCTCAAGGTGTTCGGCGGCTGACCACACGTTCTGGGTGTGGGCCGGATGGTTTGGGCTTGCGAAACGAGGCTGTTTTCCACTGTTTGCGGGGGCAATGACTGCTTGATCGGCCCTTGATCGACTGGGGGCTATCGGGCAGAGGGCGGCGACTGTTGGCCGGTGGCCGGGTAGCCCCGCGCCGCTCACTCGAGTGACGGAAAGATATCACGCAATGACGGGACGCACTTCGGCACAGGTTCGCATGGCTCGCCAGTCATGCCGCCCGCTGCCCCGCCTTGGCGCTGCGCTGCTGGCCGGAACGATCCTCACGGGAATGCCGCTGGCGGCGTTCGCCCAGGCGGCGGGACCGGCGGCGACCACAACCGCAAGCGCGCCCGCGCCCGCGCCTGCCGAGGCGGCGCCCGTCGTCGCGGCCCCGGTGACGATCTCGTCGGTCACCGTCAGCGGCGCACAGCGGCTCGAGCCCGATACGATCCGCTCGTACGTTCAGTTGCGGCCCGGCCAGGTCTATTCGCAGGCGTTGGCCGACCAGGCGCTCAAGGATCTCTACGCGACCGAGCTGTTCAGCGAAGTCCAGATCCGCAACGACAACGGCGTCGTGGTGATCGAGGTCAAGGAGAACCCGGTGATCAACCGCGTGATCCTGGAAGGCAACAAGCGCCTCAAGGACGAGAAGATCAATCCCGAGATCAAGCTCGCGCCGCGGCAGATCTTCACCCGGTCCAAGGTCCGCGCCGACGTTTCCCGGATCATCGAGCTGTACAAGCGCCAGGGCCGGTTCGCGGCCACGGTCGAGCCCAAGATGGTCCAGCTCGACCAGAACCGCGTCGACGTGGTGTTCGAGATCAGCGAAGGGCCCAAGTCCAAGGTCCGCCAGATCAACATCATCGGCAACGAGAAGTTCGGCGACGGCGACCTCAAGGGCCAGATGGTCACCAAGGAAGCGCGCTTCACCCGCCTGCTTTCGGGCGGCACCAGCTACGATCCCGATCGCCTGGCGTTCGACCAGCAGAAGCTGCGCCAGTACTACCTGACCCAGGGCTATGCCGACTTCCGCGTGGTTTCCGCGGTGGCCGAGCTGACCCCGGACAAGAAGGACTTCATCATCACCTACGTCGTCGAGGAAGGCGAACGCTACAAGTTCGGCGACGTGAAGGTGGAAAGCCAGTTGCGCGAGTTCGACGGCGACAAGGTCGCGGCGCGGCTGCGGATGAAGAAGGGCGACTGGTACAACGCCAAGCTGGTCGAGGACACGGTCGAGCAGCTTCAGGAATCGGTCGGCACCTTCGGCTATGCCTTCGCCGACGTCCGCCCCGAATTCCAGCGCAACAAGGCCGATCTCACGATGGGGATCACCTATGTCCTCAACGAGGCGCCGCGGGTCTACATCGAGAAGGTCGAGGTCAACGGCAACACGCTGACCCAGGACAAGGTCATCCGCCGCGAGTTCCGCCTGGCCGAGGGCGACGCGTTCAACACCTTCCAGGTCAAGCGCTCGACCAACCGGATCAAGTCGCTCGGCTATTTCCAGGAAAAGTTCGAAGTCGAGCAGAAGCCCGGCAGCGCGCCCGACCGGATCATCCTCGAGGCCAACGTCGAGGAAAAGCCGACCGGGCAGCTCCAGCTTTCGGCCGGATTCTCGAGCCTCGAAAGCTTCATCCTCCAGGCTTCGATCCAGCAGAACAACTTCCGCGGGCGCGGCCAGACGGTCGGCGCCAGCGCGAACTATTCGCGCTATTCCAAGAGCGCCGAGATCAGCTTCACCGAGCCGTACCTGTTCGACAAGAACGTCTCGGCCGGCGCGGACATCTATCGCCGCGACTACAACAGCTTCAACTTCGTCAACAGCAACCGCAACACGCTGTACAAGCAGACCACCACCGGCTTCCAGGGCCGGGTCGGCGTGCCGCTGACCGAATTCGTCACCGCGGTCGCCCGCTACACGCTCAACTACGACGACGTGACGCTCGACCGGAACCAGTTCTTCACCCCGGACACCAGCGGCAACCTGAGCTGCAACCCGCTGCTCGCGGGCCGCTATCTGTGCGATGCGCTGGGGCAGCGGACGAGCTCGATCGTCGGCCTCTCGCTGATCTACGACACGCTCGACAACCGCGCGCGCCCGACCCGTGGGCAGACCGCGGTCCTGAGCGGCGATTTTGCCGGCTTGGGCGGTTCGGTCAAATACGCCCGCGCGCGGTTCAACGCGGCCAAGTACTGGCCGGTGCACGGCAACTTCATCTTCTCGATCTCGGGCGAGGCGGGCGCGATCAAGTCGCTTCAGAACCGTGCTGGGGCGGGGGTCGACGACATTCGCCTGACCGACCGCTTCTATCTGGGCGAGCCGCAGCTGCGCGGCTTCGACATCCGCGGGGTCGGCCCGCGGGTGCTGCGCATCCCCTATATCGACGACGACAACAATCCCGCGACGCCGTCGGTTCTGTCGAAGGATCGCAAGCAGTTCACCGACGACGCGCTGGGCGGCAAGTTCTATTACCTGGCCCACGCCGAACTGGAGATTCCGCTCGGTTCCGGCGCCAAGGAGCTGGGGCTGCGGCCTTCGATCTTCGCCGACATCGGCTCGCTGTTCGGGATCAAGAACCCGATCGTGCTCGATCGTCCCAATGGCGATTTCATCGCCCAGCGCGATGCCAACGGCAATCCGTTGTTCACCCAGGTCGACATGGCGAGCCTGGTCGGCGGGGTCTGCACGGCGTCGGCCACCTCGACCACGACGAACATGACCAACCCCAATCCGCCATCGTGCCTGACCAGCGCCGCCAACACGCCCCAGGGCACGCAAATCCCCCCGTTCAAGGAAGTGTTCTTCGGCGACAGCCCGCGGCCGCGCGTCTCGGTCGGCATCGGGGTGAACTGGAACTCGCCGTTCGGTCCGTTCCGCATCGATTTCGCCAAAGTGCTGATGAAGCAGAAGGGCGACGACACCAAAGCCTTCACATTCAACGTAGGAACCCAATTCTGATGAAGATCATGTCCAAGTCGCTTGTGGCCGCCAGCCTGTTGCTGGCCGGCTCGCAGTTCGCGTTCGTCGTCCCCGCCGCCGCGCAGGCGGTCAAGGGTATCGCGGTCGCCAATCCCACCGCGATCGTCGCGCTGTCCAACGCGTTCAAGGTCGCCGAAACCCAGCGTCCGGTCACCTACAAGGCGCAGATCGACCAGGCCAACGCACGCAAGGCCCAGATCGAGGCGCAGCTGCGCCCGATGGCGGCCAAGCTGCAGACCGACGCGCAGGCGCCGAATGCCGCCAGCAACCAGGCCGCGCTGCAGCAGCAGTATGCGCAGATCCAGCAGATCGAACAGTCCGGCCAGAACGAGATCAACCAGATCCTCCAGCCGGTCGCGCTGAGCCGCGCCTATGTGATCGAGCAGATCGGCGACAAGCTGGAGCAGGCGACCAAGCAGGCGATGGCCAAGCAGAAGATCGAAATCCTGCTGGATTCGCAGTCGGTGATCAACGCCGGCGAGACCTACAACCTCAACCAGGCGATCCTTAACGAGGTGAACGCGATCCTGCCCAGCGCGCAGCTCGTGCCCCCCGCCGGCTGGCTCCCGCGCCAGCAGCGCGAGGCGCAGGCGCAGCAGCAGGGCGCCGCGCCCGCTCCGGCCGCCGCTGCTCCGGCCACGCCGAGCACGAAGCCCAAAGGCCGCTGATCGAGCGACCCGGGGGCAGGGGATGAGCGAGGACACTCCGAACACGGGCGCGGCGGCTTCCAGCGATGGGGGCGCCGCGCCGGTTTCGTTCGACATCCAGCGCGTGCTCCACACGCTCCCGCACCGCTATCCGCTGCTGCTGGTCGATCGCGTCGCGGCGCTGACGATCGGCGAGACGATCCACGCGGTGAAGGCGGTGACCTTCAATGAGCAGTTCTTCCAGGGCCACTTCCCCGGCCGCCCGATCATGCCCGGCGTGCTCCAGATCGAGGCGCTGGCGCAAGCCGCCGCGATCCTCGCGATCGAGACGCTGGAACTCAGCGGAAGCGGCAAGCTCGTCTATTTCATGGCGATCGAGGAAGCCAAGTTCCGCGCGCCGGTGGAGCCGGGCTGCCTGCTCGATCTCCACGTCGGCTTCGTCCAGAAGCGCGCGCGGGTGTGCAAGTTCTGGGGCCGGGCGGAAGTGAACGGCAAAGTCACCTGCGACGTCAAGTTCACCGCGATGGTGGCCGATCCGCCGAGCGTTTGACAACCCGGCCTTCGCCGGGGCGACGGGCAGGATTTGAGCGGTTGCAAATTCCCCCACCCCTCGCTATGCGCGCCGCTCTTTCAGACCGGTCGGAACCGGTCGCCTCACGAAAGCCCAGACCCATGAAGCCCGAAGGCCACCCCGATTACCACACCATCAAGGTCCAGATGACCGATGGCACCACGTTCGAGACCCGCTCCACCTGGGGCAAGGAAGGCGACACGCTGGTCCTCGAAATCGACCCGACCAGCCACCCGGCGTGGACTGGCGACAACAAGCGCCTGGTCAACGAAGGCGGCCGCGTCGCCCAGTTCAACAAGCGCTTCGGCGGGCTGAGCCTGAAGAAGTAAGGCTTCGCGCAACACGCAAACGGAAAGGGCGGCCCGCGAGCCGCCCTTTTTCGTTTCGGGCTCCTGATCCTCCCCTGCAAGGGGAGGTGCCCCGAAGGGGCGGAGGGGTGTCCACGCCAGCATCGACACCCCTCCGTCAGCCCAAGAGGGCTGCCACCTCCCCTTCCAGAGGAGGATTGCGTTCAGGCCGCCAGCTTCAACGCCGCCTCGGTCGCGCCCGCCAGCGCCTGCTCGCGCTGCTCGGCGCCCAGGGCGATCCCTTCCGCCAGCACGAATTCGGGCACGATCCCGATGAAGCCGAACGCCGCGCGCAGATAGCTTTCGACGTGCTCCAGGCCCGCCGCCGGGCTGCCCGCGCCGTACAGCCCGCCGCGCGAGAGGGCGACGATCACCCGGCGCCCGCCCGCCAGGCCCTCGGGGCCGGTCGCGGTGTAGCGAAAGGTCACGCCCGCCAGCAGGATGCGGTCGATCCACGCCTTGAGCTGGGTCGGCACCGTAAAGTTGTACATCGGCGCGCCGATTACGATCGTGTCGGCGGCCAGGAACTCGTCGACCGCCTCGCGCTCGGCCAGCGCGGGCAAGGTGAGGTGCGGCAGCGGGTCTGCGGCGAGGTCGCGGTGGATCACCACCCCGCCGCTCACCGCCGCGACCGAATCGACGATCGCCTTCGAAACCTGGCGGCTGACGCTGGAGTCGCCGGTGATGCTGCTGTCGATGTGGAGTATGGTCATCATTGTATCCTTGGTATTGATTTGTTACTGACGCACTCCACATAACCACCAGCCGCCGAGTCGCAAGACGGCACTTTTTCGTTACTCAGGCACAATTTTGTTACCGCCTCGGAGAACTCAGATGGACCACAATCCCGAAAGCCCGGCCTGCAAGGGCATCAACGAGGTGCTGTCGCGGATCGGCGACAAGTGGAGCATGCTGATCGTCGCCAACCTGTCCGAAGGCGCGCGCCGCTTCAGCGAACTGCGCCGCGCGATTCCCACGATCTCGCAGCGGATGCTGACGCTGACGCTGCGCGGGCTGGAACGCGACGGGCTGGTGACGCGCACCGTCACCCCCAGCATCCCCCCGCGGGTCGACTACGAACTCACCCCGCTCGGCCACTCGCTGCGCGGCCCGGTTTGCACGCTGTCGCAATGGGCGATCGACAACATCGACGCGATCCACGGCGCGCAAGATGCGTTCGACGAGGCGGGGGAGGTTGAGCGGGCGGCTTGAGCGATGTCTGGATTCGGGTGGTAAGCGGTCGACCGGCTTTCGGGAGAACACTTGATAATAGCGGCCCTCAACCGGGCGACCTCAAGATGGGGAGCCCAAGAAAATCGTAGCGGATTGAGGCACGAAAGCCTGCTTCTACTTTTGTTGCGCGACGTGCGTTAGGAGGGTCTAGCCAAGGCAATCCTGTTGCGACCTTCGCTCTTAGCGCGATACAAAGCTTCGTCGACGGTTCGGAAGACCCCGTTGGCGTCGCGCCCGCCCACGAAGGAGGCGATTCCGAGCGAGGCCGTAACCTGGTCATAGGGCGGATTGCCGGAATGCGGCTGCTGCAAGTCCGTGATGCTCGTGCGCACGGCGTCAAATAGGCTATGCGCGTCGACGTCGCGATCGGTGCGGACCGCCATGACGAACTCCTCGCCTCCAATACGAAATAGCAAGTCATCCGCGCGGTGCAGATGGGATCGTAGTATCGTACCGATCTGCCGCAGGACCTCGTCCCCGGCGGCATGACCATAAAGATCATTGTATTTCTTGAAGTTATCGACATCCATTATTGCCACCGACCGGATGTACTCGCCTCCGGTGTCTTCGACGAAGGGACGAAACTCGCGCGAGAACGCCAATCGGTTGCGCAGGCCTGTCAGGTGATCGAGCGTTGCGCTTCTCGCCTCAGTGACGTCGCTGAAGATCCAAATACGTGCATGCGTGTTGTCGAGTTCGCAGAACGGAACACTTCTCCTGGAGAATACCCGACCGTCCTTGAAACGTAACTCGTCCTCCGAAGGCTCCAAGCTTTCGTGCAGCCGCTCCACTTCCGCCACGAAGCCAGCGGGATCGACGAGCTGATCCGTCACCATCGCCAGAGTCTTGCGATCATCGCGCGATCCGCAAGGAATACCCGGAATGTTCCAATAGCGTGCGAAAGCGCTGTTAGAATAGATAATCTTCCGACGCGCGTCCACCAAAAGCACGCCGTCCGGGAGGGCGTCAAGAGCACGCTCGAAGATCGAGCACTCCGCTTCCCCTGAGGACATCAAGGGACTGGAAGATAGAGCTTGTGCCACGGCAGTTCCCAACCAAAACCCAGCTTTGAGCGACGAGTTTGAAGATTGAGTTATTGAAGCTGCGGGGGCATCTCGTAGTCGCCGTAAGCAGCCAAAGGCGGTAGCGCCTTTTCGACTCTGCTCGGCTCGTGCATACAAGCGTAGGAGACGTGCGTCCCGCTGTTCACGGGTCAGCAACCATTCCACCGTTCGCGAATGGACGGCAGCTTACGGGAACGCCGAAGACGCGGCTGAGCGGCGACAATAGGGTCGTAACCAGCCGGTCCGAAATCGAATTTTCCTACACGCCGTGAATTTGCCATGACCCGCTCATGGCCCGGAGAATCGTCCCGAGGGCTGCGCGCAACTGAAAGTCACACCAACTCGCGCCAGTCCGCCGAATTCTGGTTATGATCCAGGTTCTTGCGGAGAAATTCGGATTTTTTTGGAAAGGCGTTTCGCGGTCCATCGACCGCCGAAAACTAGCCCCACACCCGTTCGCGATACCACTTCGTGATCACGTACTTCACCCCCTTGCGCACCTTCATCCCGTGATGGAGCGTCGCCGGGTTCAGCGAGCCGTCGGCGCGGCGGTTGTTCCACGCCAGCAGCTTTCCGGTTTCGGGCTGGACGGTCTTGTCGATCACCTTGAACCGCGTCGCGCCGCCGGCTTCGGGCTGGTTGAGATAGAGCATCACCGTCCAGGTGCGGTTGCCCGCGACCGAGCAGAACTTGGTGAAGTCGGCGCCGTTGGGCTCGAAATAGTCGGTGTGGCCTTTGAACTCCTGCCCCACCGCATAGCGCTGGCCCTGCAGCGGCTCGCCATAGGCGGGATCGATGCCGCTCCACGCGCTGAGCAAGGCATCGAGCCCGGCGATCTCGGGCATCGAGGCATCGAGGTCGCACGTCTCGCTGGTGCGGAAATAGTGGTCGCCGTTGGGGTCGGCGATGGTCGAGGGGCGGCGGTTGGCGTCGATCAGCCCGCACAGCCGCGTGCAGAACGCAGGGTCGAGGAATTGCTTGACGATATACAGTTCGAGCCTGGGATTGGGCACGCGCTGGACGCCCGGATTGCTCAGTATGCGCTGCGCGGTGGTATCGGGCGAAAGGGTGGCGTAAGCGCTGGCCATGGCGCGGATGCTATCGTGATGGAGCGGCTTTTGTCACCACCCTCCGCGCGTTCCAAGCCACGACCACCTCCCTCCGCTCGTCCCGAGCGAAGTCGAGGGACCAGCTCAAAATCCCTCGACTTCGCTCGGGATGAGCGGAACAGGAGGGCAAGTCAGGCGGGTTTCAGCCTGGTCGAGATGATGGTCGTGCTGTTCGTCTTGGGGCTGCTGGCGGCGGTGGTGGTGCTGTCGCTGCCCGGCGATGCGCGGGTGCTGCGCGACGAGGCCGAACGGTTCGCCGCGCGCACCGTGGCGGCGCGCGACGAGGCGATTTCGGGGGCGCGGCCGGTGGCGGTGGTGGTCGGGACGGCCGGGTACTACTTCGAACAGCGCCGCGACGGCGGCTGGCAGCCGCTCGATCCCGGGCGCTTCGGGCTGGTCGCGTGGAAGGACGGCACCGCGGCTAGCGTTTCCGGAGCCTCATCCGAACCAGGAGGGGGCGAGGGCGGGCAGCCCGGCGCCGCGCCCGAGCGCCAGCGGCTGGTGTTCGATCCTGTCGGGCTGGCGGGCAGCGAGGCGCGGGTCCGGCTGGCACGCGGCAAGGACGCGCTGGCCGTGAGCGTGGCGCGCGATGGCACGGTCAAGCTCGATGCGGGGTGATCGCGCCAAATCACAACCCCGCTCATGTCGAGCGAAGTCGAGACATCCCGCGCCGCGCGAGCGTGTCTCGACTTCGCTCGACACGAGCGGACGTGGGTGCAAGGCCAAGCGAAACGGCTTCACCCTGATCGAGCTGATGGTCGCGCTGGCGGTCTTCGCCATCGCCGCGTTGACCCTGCTGCGAATGGAAGGCGCGAGCATCGGCCGCACCGCCGATCTCGACCAGCGGCTGCTGCGCGAGGTAGTCGCGCAAAACCTCGCCGCCGAATGGCTGACCGATCCCACGCCGCCGGCGCTGGGCGACACCACCGGCCAGACCGCCAACCTGGGGCGCCAGTTCGCCTACACCCGCCATGTCGAGACGATGTCCGACGCCGGGGTGATCCGCGTGGTCGTCGCGGTGCGTGAAGTGACCCCCGGCGCGCCGAGCCAGGCGTTCACGCTGGAATTCATGCGTCAGGGTGGGGCGTGATGGGGCGGGTGCGCTTCAGGGTCCTCCCCTGCAAGGGGAGGTCGCAGCCCTCTTGGGCTGACGGAGGGGTGACGACGCTGGCGGAGACACCCCTCCCTCAGCGCATTCGCGCTGCCACCTCCCCCGCGGGGGGAGGATCGACGACAGTAAACGGCTTCACCCTGGTCGAAATGCTCATCGCGCTGGCGATCTTCGCGGTGATCGCGGGCGGCGCGCTGATGCTGCTGCAGTTCAGCGTCGAGGCCGAGGCGGCGAGCCGGACCAAGACCCAGCAGATCGCCGCGATGCGCCGCTTTCTCAGCGTGTGGAACGCCGATCTCGCCCAGGCGGTGCCGCGCCCGTCGCGCGATGCGGGCGGCGCTGCCGGGGCCGCGATCGAGGCCCCGACCGGCGCGCCCGACGGGGTGATCCTGCGCCTCACCCGCGGCGGGTGGAGCAATTACGACGGCGCGGCGCGGCCCAGCCTCCAGCGCGTCGAATACCGCTGGCAGGGCGGGAAGATCGCGCGCGCGGGCTATCCGTTCCTCGACGGCGCGCGCGCCGATGCCGCGGCGCCGCTCGCCGATTCCGCCGGCCCGCCGCGGCTGCGCTTCCGCACCAGCGACGGCAACTGGCGCGACCGCTGGGAACCCCAGCGCAGCGGCGAGCTGCCGGTGGCGATCGAGCTCAACCTGCCCCAGGCGGGCGGGCAGGCGCTACGCGTGGTGGCGCTGGTCGGGGCGAACTACCAGTGAGGCGCTTTCCCGACCGCGAACGCGGGGCCGCGCTCCTCTCGGTCCTGCTCCTCGTCGCGGTGATGGCGGTGATCGCCGCGATCATGCTCGAGCGGCTCAACCTCGCCACGCGGCTGGCCGCGAACAGCCAGGCAATGACCCAGGCGCGGTTCTATGCGTTGTCGGCCGAGAGCATCGCCACCGCGCGGATCAAGGCGCTGGTGACGGCCAGCCCCGATCGCACCGCCGATCCGCAGGGCCTGCTGGGCCGCGATTTCAACATGCCGCTGGCCGCCGGGCTGGTGGTCGCGCGAGTCGACGATGCCGGCAACTGCTTCAACCTCAACTCGCTGGTCGAAGGGCAAGATGGCAGCTTCAGCTTGCGCCCCACCGGCCTCGCCCAGCTTCGCGCGCTGATGGAGGGACTGGCGATCCCCGCGGGCGAGGCGATCCCCCTGTCCGATGGGATGGCCGACTGGATCGACAGCGACGACATCCCCGCG
Protein-coding sequences here:
- a CDS encoding 2OG-Fe(II) oxygenase, which encodes MASAYATLSPDTTAQRILSNPGVQRVPNPRLELYIVKQFLDPAFCTRLCGLIDANRRPSTIADPNGDHYFRTSETCDLDASMPEIAGLDALLSAWSGIDPAYGEPLQGQRYAVGQEFKGHTDYFEPNGADFTKFCSVAGNRTWTVMLYLNQPEAGGATRFKVIDKTVQPETGKLLAWNNRRADGSLNPATLHHGMKVRKGVKYVITKWYRERVWG
- the gspI gene encoding type II secretion system minor pseudopilin GspI — encoded protein: MRGDRAKSQPRSCRAKSRHPAPRERVSTSLDTSGRGCKAKRNGFTLIELMVALAVFAIAALTLLRMEGASIGRTADLDQRLLREVVAQNLAAEWLTDPTPPALGDTTGQTANLGRQFAYTRHVETMSDAGVIRVVVAVREVTPGAPSQAFTLEFMRQGGA
- a CDS encoding helix-turn-helix domain-containing protein, with product MDHNPESPACKGINEVLSRIGDKWSMLIVANLSEGARRFSELRRAIPTISQRMLTLTLRGLERDGLVTRTVTPSIPPRVDYELTPLGHSLRGPVCTLSQWAIDNIDAIHGAQDAFDEAGEVERAA
- a CDS encoding FMN-dependent NADH-azoreductase, with product MTILHIDSSITGDSSVSRQVSKAIVDSVAAVSGGVVIHRDLAADPLPHLTLPALAEREAVDEFLAADTIVIGAPMYNFTVPTQLKAWIDRILLAGVTFRYTATGPEGLAGGRRVIVALSRGGLYGAGSPAAGLEHVESYLRAAFGFIGIVPEFVLAEGIALGAEQREQALAGATEAALKLAA
- a CDS encoding GspH/FimT family pseudopilin, which translates into the protein MERLLSPPSARSKPRPPPSARPERSRGTSSKSLDFARDERNRRASQAGFSLVEMMVVLFVLGLLAAVVVLSLPGDARVLRDEAERFAARTVAARDEAISGARPVAVVVGTAGYYFEQRRDGGWQPLDPGRFGLVAWKDGTAASVSGASSEPGGGEGGQPGAAPERQRLVFDPVGLAGSEARVRLARGKDALAVSVARDGTVKLDAG
- the gspJ gene encoding type II secretion system minor pseudopilin GspJ → MTTLAETPLPQRIRAATSPAGGGSTTVNGFTLVEMLIALAIFAVIAGGALMLLQFSVEAEAASRTKTQQIAAMRRFLSVWNADLAQAVPRPSRDAGGAAGAAIEAPTGAPDGVILRLTRGGWSNYDGAARPSLQRVEYRWQGGKIARAGYPFLDGARADAAAPLADSAGPPRLRFRTSDGNWRDRWEPQRSGELPVAIELNLPQAGGQALRVVALVGANYQ
- a CDS encoding sensor domain-containing diguanylate cyclase, with the translated sequence MAQALSSSPLMSSGEAECSIFERALDALPDGVLLVDARRKIIYSNSAFARYWNIPGIPCGSRDDRKTLAMVTDQLVDPAGFVAEVERLHESLEPSEDELRFKDGRVFSRRSVPFCELDNTHARIWIFSDVTEARSATLDHLTGLRNRLAFSREFRPFVEDTGGEYIRSVAIMDVDNFKKYNDLYGHAAGDEVLRQIGTILRSHLHRADDLLFRIGGEEFVMAVRTDRDVDAHSLFDAVRTSITDLQQPHSGNPPYDQVTASLGIASFVGGRDANGVFRTVDEALYRAKSEGRNRIALARPS